A window of Vicinamibacterales bacterium contains these coding sequences:
- a CDS encoding class I SAM-dependent methyltransferase, producing the protein MMCDDRRCCVMCGPPAVSEHLFRKGAYAILRCRLCGLIFASPHPTHDELEQIYSESFFQVGEKFAGQAGSSGRLNAEHRVRRLLTTPGVTRGRWLGVGCATGDFMLAARPHVGHIAGVEMSMYAAEQTRAKGLQDVVVGDFLRASLGNEPVDVVTMWDVIEHVPDPLTFLRHAFQLLRNGGLIALSTGDIGSLVARVMGRFWHLMIPPRHLYFFSPVTIRNLLSQAGFEAVVVSKPGKRVPLDFALWKLASLVTPRAGSAALRLGALTHLGRLAPFVNLWDIMTIVARKRPLGMTPSPEDVSTHQYDSLVNRS; encoded by the coding sequence ATGATGTGCGATGACCGGCGCTGTTGCGTTATGTGTGGCCCGCCGGCCGTTTCGGAGCATCTCTTTCGCAAGGGGGCCTACGCGATTCTGCGGTGCCGTTTGTGCGGGTTGATATTTGCCAGCCCGCATCCGACCCACGACGAGCTGGAACAGATTTATTCGGAGTCGTTCTTCCAGGTGGGCGAGAAATTTGCTGGTCAGGCAGGGAGTTCGGGCAGACTAAATGCTGAGCACCGTGTGCGACGGCTGCTTACGACGCCCGGTGTCACACGCGGCCGCTGGCTTGGCGTTGGCTGTGCTACCGGCGATTTTATGTTGGCAGCTCGACCGCATGTCGGGCACATCGCTGGCGTTGAGATGTCAATGTATGCAGCTGAGCAAACTCGAGCTAAGGGCCTACAGGACGTGGTGGTCGGAGATTTCCTGAGGGCGAGCCTGGGCAACGAGCCTGTCGATGTTGTGACGATGTGGGACGTCATTGAGCACGTACCGGACCCACTGACGTTCCTGCGCCATGCGTTTCAACTACTGCGTAATGGTGGCCTGATCGCCTTGAGCACGGGAGACATCGGGAGCTTGGTTGCCCGGGTGATGGGACGTTTCTGGCATCTCATGATCCCGCCCCGTCACCTTTACTTCTTTTCGCCTGTCACAATCAGAAATTTACTCAGCCAGGCTGGCTTTGAGGCCGTGGTGGTTTCCAAGCCGGGCAAGCGGGTACCGCTTGACTTCGCCCTCTGGAAACTGGCGTCCCTTGTCACGCCTCGTGCTGGTTCGGCTGCGCTAAGGCTGGGCGCGTTGACTCATCTCGGTCGTTTGGCTCCGTTTGTCAACTTGTGGGACATCATGACCATCGTTGCACGAAAGCGACCGCTAGGGATGACCCCGTCCCCTGAGGACGTTTCGACTCATCAATATGACTCCTTAGTCAATCGGTCGTAG